One genomic window of Medicago truncatula cultivar Jemalong A17 chromosome 1, MtrunA17r5.0-ANR, whole genome shotgun sequence includes the following:
- the LOC25485731 gene encoding dirigent protein 9, which translates to MARAFIFNHSTMKATISLFFLILTTNFLISNSARILDEVDPQEPQQVINNLPLPLVSNPSLTTTIPITTPQTGPGTSNEEANADPPIPEVEAPAGDNVSISPVASPTNEDQQQPQPVVKEPSLSFFMHDILGGSHPSARVVTGIVANSDVTGLPFSKNNNNIFPITGGIPLVIPKLNGIITNNNLPLLVGLGNGQSSSTVFQNRGTNNVVTGGNNQPFVSAGNLPGGLTVQKLMFGSVTVIDDQLTEGHELDSGVVGRAQGFYTASSLDGTSQSVVMTVFLHGGNDHDGVDDSISLFGVHRTASLKSEVAVIGGSGKYENARGYAALETLLKEDQHTTDGVDTIIHFDIYLTH; encoded by the coding sequence ATGGCCCGTGCATTCATATTCAATCACAGCACTATGAAAGCCACCATCAGCCTTTTCTTCCTAATCCTAACCACCAATTTCTTGATTTCCAACTCTGCAAGGATCTTAGATGAAGTGGATCCACAAGAACCACAACAAGTCATTAACAATCTGCCACTCCCATTAGTATCCAACCCTTCACTCACAACTACAATTCCCATTACCACACCACAGACAGGCCCTGGCACCAGTAATGAAGAAGCAAATGCTGACCCACCAATACCAGAAGTGGAAGCCCCTGCAGGAGATAATGTCTCAATCTCACCAGTGGCAAGTCCCACAAATGAGGATCAACAGCAGCCACAGCCGGTGGTAAAGGAACCATCGCTATCATTCTTCATGCATGATATACTAGGTGGGTCACACCCATCAGCAAGAGTAGTAACCGGAATAGTAGCAAACAGTGATGTAACAGGCTTACCCTtctccaaaaacaacaacaacatcttccCAATCACAGGAGGAATACCCTTAGTCATCCCCAAGCTCAATGGCATCATCACAAACAACAACTTACCACTCCTCGTAGGACTAGGTAACGGCCAGTCCTCCTCCACTGTGTTCCAAAACCGGGGAACCAACAACGTTGTTACAGGCGGCAACAATCAGCCGTTTGTTTCAGCAGGGAACCTTCCAGGAGGATTAACAGTTCAGAAGTTGATGTTTGGGTCTGTGACAGTGATCGATGATCAGTTGACTGAAGGGCACGAGCTGGATTCGGGCGTGGTTGGAAGAGCACAAGGGTTCTACACGGCTAGCTCATTGGATGGTACTAGTCAAAGTGTTGTGATGACGGTGTTTCTGCATGGAGGTAATGATCATGATGGCGTGGATGACAGTATAAGCTTGTTTGGAGTTCACAGGACAGCATCGCTGAAATCTGAAGTTGCAGTGATTGGTGGGAGTGGTAAGTACGAGAATGCAAGGGGATATGCAGCTCTTGAGACACTGCTGAAAGAGGATCAGCACACCACGGATGGAGTCGACACCATCATCCATTTCGATATCTACCTTACTCACTAA